A portion of the Rhinolophus sinicus isolate RSC01 linkage group LG03, ASM3656204v1, whole genome shotgun sequence genome contains these proteins:
- the LOC109438541 gene encoding olfactory receptor 11H4 has translation MNRSATHIVTEFVLLGFPGCSEIQTFLFSLFLVIYVLTLLGNGAIICAVRWDPRLHTPMYFLLGNFAFLEIWYVSSTVPNMLANILSRTKTISFSGCFLQFYFFFSLGTTECLFLAIMAYDRYLAICRPLHYPTVMTGHLCGMLVSLCWLIGFLGYPIPIFFISQLPFCGPNIIDHFLCDMDPLMALSCAPAPITEFIFYTQSSLILFFTIMYILRSYTLLLRAVFRVPSAAGRKKAFSTCGSHLAVVSLFYGTVMVMYVSPTHGIPTLMQKILTLAYSTMTPLFNPLIYSLRNKDMKLALRSVLFRIRISQKS, from the coding sequence ATGAACAGGTCAGCAACACACATTGTGACTGAGTTTGTTCTCCTTGGATTCCCTGGTTGCTCGGAGATACAGACTTTCCTCTTCTCACTGTTTTTGGTGATTTATGTCTTGACCTTGCTGGGGAATGGAGCCATTATCTGTGCAGTGAGATGGGACCCACGACTACACACTCCCATGTACTTTCTGCTGGGAAATTTTGCCTTCCTTGAGATTTGGTATGTTTCCTCCACTGTCCCTAATATGCTAGCCAACATTCTCTCCAGAACCAAGACTATCTCATTTTCTGGCTGCTTCCTGCagttctatttcttcttttcccttggcACAACTGAATGTCTCTTCCTGGCAATAATGGCTTATGATCGGTACCTGGCCATCTGCCGCCCACTGCACTACCCCACCGTCATGACTGGGCACCTCTGTGGTATGCTGGTGTCTCTCTGCTGGCTCATTGGATTCCTTGGATATCcaattcctattttctttatctccCAACTCCCCTTCTGTGGACCCAATATCATTGATCACTTCCTGTGTGACATGGACCCACTGATGGCTCTGTCCTGTGCTCCAGCCCCcattactgaatttattttctatactCAGAGCTCCCTCATCCTCTTTTTCACGATTATGTATATTCTTCGATCCTataccctgttgctcagagctgtTTTTCGGGTCCCTTCTGCAGCTGGCCGGAAAAAGGCCTTTTCTACCTGTGGTTCTCATTTAGCTGTGGTGTCTCTTTTCTATGGGACAGTCATGGTAATGTATGTGAGCCCTACACATGGCATCCCAACTTTGATGCAGAAGATCCTCACACTGGCATATTCAACAATGACTCCTCTCTTTAATCCCCTGATCTATAGTCTTCGCAATAAGGACATGAAACTTGCTCTGAGAAGTGTCCTATTCAGAATAAGAATTAGTCAAAAGTCATGA